The genomic stretch AGTTACGCTGGATGTCTTTCAGGGAGTCGGACCAATCGATGTTGTCAAGCCCGTCAAGCAATCTTTGGGCGTATGCGGAAACTCGCAATGACCATTGACGCATCTTCTTTTGTACCACGGGATAACCTCCGCGAAGAGATAATCCTTCCTTCACTTCGTCATTTGCCAGCACGGTTCCCAGTTGTGGACACCAGTTTACCATGGTATCAGCCAGATAGGCAAGACGGTAGTTCAGCAATATTTCTTGTTGTTCTTTCGTACTCTTTCTTTTCCATTCCTCGGCGGTAAAGTTCATCTCCTCACCGCAAGCGACATTTAATCCTTGGGTTCCGACGGCCTCGAATGCTTTTACCAGTTCCGTGATCGGCATGGCTTTTTGCTCGTCGTAGCAATAGAAACTGTTGAACATCTGGATAAAAGTCCATTGTGTCCATTTGTAGTATTCTGGGTCGCAGGTCCGGATTTCACGGTCCCAGTCGAAAGAGAACCCGATTTTATCCATTTGTTCCCGGTAGCGACGGATGTTTTTCTCCGTGGTGATGGCCGGGTGTTGTCCGGTCTGGATGGCATATTGTTCCGCGGGCAGACCGTACGCGTCATATCCCATGGGATGTAGGACGTTGAATCCTTTCAAGTGTTTGTAACGGGAATAGATGTCGGAAGCGATGTAGCCTAGCGGGTGTCCCACGTGCAACCCTGCCCCGGATGGGTAAGGAAACATATCCAACACGTAATATTTGGGCTTGGAAGGATCGACTTCCACCCGGTAAGTTTTGTTTTCTTGCCAGTAGCTTTGCCACTTTTTTTCGACTTCCTTGAAATTGTATTCCATGTTAATCCTTTTTTAGTTCTCGTAATGAATTGCAAAGGTAATAAAAATCACTAATTCATTGGGAATATTCTTGTTTGGAGATGAGAAAAACATGAAATAATTGATGTAAATGTTGTATAACTATATAACATTTGCTATATTTGTATAATGAAAAAGATAATCGCATATAAGAGGTATTTTTCGGACTTCATTTCAACCTTGTCACAAGAAGAATGCGGGAAAATAAAACGTGCGTTGGATTTGTTTAAGGTGGAGGATCGAATGCCAAGACACTATATTAAGTTCATTCGTGATGGATTGTATGAATTTCGTGTAAGTTATGGGAATAATGAATTTCGAATTTTCTTTATATATGATGGAAAAGTAATTGTTGTTTTATTTAATGCGTTTAGAAAAAAGACACAGAAAACACCGGATAGTGAAATTAGGAAAGCGATAAGATTAAAGGAGGAATATTATGAAACTAAAGGAAATCAGTAAAGACATTTACGATGTTGATGCATGGCTTGATGAAAGTCTTGGCAAGGAAGGTACTCCTGAACGAGAAAAAAACAGAGAGAGGGCATGGGAGGAATACAATGCCCAAATATTGCTTGATGCACGAAAAAATGCTGGGTTAACACAGCAGGAACTTGCAGACCGTATCGGGGCAAATAAAGGATATATCTCACGAATCGAGCGAGGGCTTACTGTTCCTACAGTTGCAACATTATACAAAATAGCTTCTGCTATGGGATTGACGATAGAACTTAGGCCTATTTAAGGACGATTAGTGTAAAGCAAAATCTGATTAAATGATATATTTCCCCGCTTACGAGCGGGGATTTTTTATTTACTGGCATTACTTGATAGATATTTCATCCCTATAATCAAGTATGTAAAGGGTGTTTTTTACCCATTTTAAGGGATTGTGGGAGGGAGTGGGCTACTTTATTTTTGCGACACTAAATTGTTGTTAAACTAAATTTTTTAATATAATGAAAAAGATGAATTGGTTTCTTGTGGTTATCATGTTGTTCGGTGCGTGTTTTGCGGCTTGTACGGATGATGATGATAACGGTGGTTCTTGGGATGGAGAGTCCGTTACCGTAGATTGTGATCCATATGATGCTTGGTCATATTTTAGTTTCAAAGAGGGGAAAACGGTGAAAACGTTGAAAGTAAAGAGTATGGAAGGGGCTGTGACTGGTGTGTATTACGGGGATTTGAGTTCTAATACTCTTATAAAGAATACCGACTCTTTATTGATGGTGATTAATGAAGGCGTCGGTGATACCGTGGTTATTTCCTTTCCTGCTTGTGAAGTTGGTGGAATGAGTGGAACAGAAACAACAAGTGCTAGTTTCTCTTTAAAAGCCATTGCTAAAAAAGAGGGGGATGTATGGCGTATTTCAAGTGAGAAGTCTGTTGTTACGATGGAAAAGGAAGATGAAACTACAACGGATTATTATATGTCGATAAATGGAACAATCGGCACGACGAAAGATGCTGACTTTAGTCTTGCCTTGTATATGAATGTAAAGGCAATGGAAGATGGGGGTATGCAAATGAACATGGGAGGAACTTTTGCCGGAGAATCTACCGGAAAAACTTATGGTGTGGATGGTGATGAAACTTCTTTCGATTGGGATATTGCTTTCCATCGGTATGATATAAAGACGAATGACGGGGCTGCCATCATGTTGCAGACCACGGATTTGGAAAGTGTTACTTCTGCTAGTGTTACCGGAGAAAGTTTCACTTCAGATGTGGACGGGGAAGTCATGGTGGATATGTCAGGAATGATGAGTGGTTTTGTTGGGTATCAACCCACGAAGGTTAACGAAGTGTTGGCTAAATGGGTAACGGCAACTCCTACCGGATCAATGCCCCCGTATTCTTATGAGATTAATGGTAAAGTGTTTGTTGTGAAAACTGCCAGCGGTGAATATGCAAAATTGCGTTTCACGGATATGTCTGATGCTACGGGTAAGAATGAGGCCGCTACATTTGACTACGAGTTTCCTCTAAAATAATTTTGTTCATGATTTATCAACCGTAAGAGGAACAGACTTTCTCTTACGGTTTTTTCCGTAAAAAAAAGAGTTTTATGAGGCATGATTTGTTGATACTGTTTTTTATTCTTTTGTCGTCAGCATTGATGGCTGATGAGCATTCCAATGAGGCTCCTTCTTTTAAAGTGCAGGGGATTGTTACCGATGAGAAGGGCGAAGGATTGCCGGGAGCATCCGTGTGGGTAAAAGGAACGGTGGTCGGGGCCGGGACAAATGCTAAAGGGGAGTTTTCTTTTAAGTTGTCATCGAAGAATAGGTGTGTGTTACGGGTGAGTTTCACGGGATATGAACCGCAAGAGCGGGAAGTGACCCCCGGGGTTGACAGTTTGTATCATTTCGTGTTGGAACCGAGTAATAATGCGTTGAATGAGGTCGTGATCACGGGAACCCGTACGTTGAAACCGTTGAAGGATGTTCCGGTGCTTACCCGCGTGATTTCATCGGAAGATATAGCACAGGTGAATCCATTGGATTTGCAAAGTTTACTGGAATATGAAATGCCGGGCTTACAGTTCGGGTTGGCCCACGGTTCCGGATTGCCGGAATTGAAATTCCAAGGATCTGCCGGGGGATACGTGTTATTTATGATTGATGGAGAACGTGTTGCCGGAGAGGGGTCCAGTAATAATATTGATTATAATTTGATTGATATGGATAATGTGGAACGTATTGAGATTGTCAAGGGCCCAATGTCTACTCTTTACGGTTCTCAAGCGATGGGGGGAGTGGTAAATATTATTACGAAAGATGCGAATCGTCCTTTTACGGGAAACGTTTCTGTGCGTTATGGTAATAATGATGAGAGTAAATATTCTTTGTCTTTGGGGACTAAACAAGGACGTTTTTCTGCATTGACATCTCTTTCCTACCGTAAGCGAGATGCTTATGCCTTAAAAGATAAAGAAGGGCAAATCGAGTATTCGTATTATAAGGATATATATGGGAGAGATTCCGTGGTTGCGGATACTTCGGAGAAAGGAATGTCTAGTGTAAATGGATTCGAGATTTGGCAGGCGAATCAGAAGTTGAGTTACACGTTTAACGAAAATTTTCGGATCTCATTGAATGGGACATATTATAATAATGACGTGTTGGAGTACGTGGAGCAGAAAGAACAGGATCGCTTTTCTAATTACAGTATAAATCCTCGGGTTTATTACGCTATTAATGATTCTCATATACTGGATTTCTCGTATGTGTTTGAGAATTACGAAAAGCGTTACGTTTATACTACTTCATTGCCTTCTAAAAAGGTTTTTGGAGATTTAACCAATACCGTTCGGTTGAATTATACTGGATATATCCATGAAAAACATACCTTGACAGCCGGGATAGAAGTGAATACGCAGAAATTGCAACATTATTGGTTTGATAACGGTTCGGGGAAGAAATTTGATGCCCAGACGTATGTTTTGTATTTGCAGGAGGATTATAAGGTAAGTGATTCGTTTAGTGTGTTGGCTGGGGTTCGTTCGGATTGTCATTCGAAATATGGTTTTCACGCCAGCCCGAAAATTTCGTTGATGTATAAATATGGTGTTTTGACGCTGCGCGGTGGCTACGGGATGGGATTTCGTATACCATCTTTGAAAGAATTGCATAGTGAATATGATATGGGCGGACAGGGATTTTTCATGATATACGGTAACGAAGATTTGGAGCCTGAGATCAGTCACCAGGGAACGTTTTCGGCCGAGGTGACGAAAGGAATTTTTAATGGTTCCGTCTCCGGTTATTATACGAGATTCTTTGACGAGATCGCTTTGGGCTTAACTTCGGACGGGAAAGATCAGCAATATTATAATGCAGATGATGCAACGAGAACGGGGGTTGACGTGATGGCGCAGTTCCGTTTTAAAAGTGGTTTGACCCTAAAAGGTGCTTACGCTTATATTGATGTACATTCAGAAGTGGATGGGTATAATATGGCTAGTGATCGTCCGCATAGTTTGACTTTTACGGCAAATTATTCCAAAACGTTCGGAAAGGTTGGTTTGTCGGTGGCTTTGAACGGGCGGTGGATGTCTTCGGTGGAGACATGGTACAAGAATAGTGCAGGTGGTTACGTGAAAAATGAATATGAGAGCCGGACTTTCTGTTCGTTGAATTTTGGCGCTCGTTTCCCAAGAGGTTTCCGTTTCATGGCAGGTATTGATAATCTGTTTGATTTCAAGGATAAAAATGTGACAGCTGATCAATCGGTGACCCCGCAGAGGGGGATCGGATTTATTGGAACGTTGTCGGTGAATATTGCAGATTTATTAAAATTATAATCCATTAAAGAGAATACTGATGAGAAAAAAGTGGCTTGCGTTGGGGTGTCTTTTAATTATTGTCTTGTTGGGGATCTGGGCGTACAATGTCTGGTTCGGAACTACCAAGATTGCTTTCGTGAATTTTCAGACGATTACGATGGGAGGTATTGCGAAGGCGAATGACAATTCATTTATTAAATTGCAAGAGGTTCCCGTGGAGGAACTGGATCGGTTGTCCGGTTTTGATATGGTGTTTGTGAATGGCATGGGGCTGCGTGTCGTGGAGGAACAGCGGCAACAGATACAGAAAGCGGCAGATAAAGGTGTACTCGTGTACACGACAATGGCGACGAATCCGGCGAATAATATATGTACGATTGATTCTGTTGACCAAGTCGCTTTGCGGGGTTATCTGGGGAGTGGTGGAAGACGGAATTACAAGAATATGCTGAACTATATTCGGAAGAATATGGATAAGAAGTTGATTTCCGTGGAAGAGCCGGGAGTCCCGATCGAGAGATCTTCGGATGTGTTGTATCATGTCGATGTGGATAAGCCGGGAGATGAGCTTGATTTTGTTTCCGTGGAAGAGTACGAGAAGTATTTGAGGAGTAAACAATTATATAAAGAGGGGGCGAAAAAGATTGTGGTGACCGGGCAGATGGCAGATGCCACGGGATTGATTGATACATTGGAGCGAGTGGGGTATAATGTTTACCCGGTTTTGTCTTTACGGCGTCTGCTTGATTTTGTGCGTGAAATTAGCCCGGATGCTATTATCAATATGGCTCATGGTAGGTTGGGGGATGAGGTCGTGAAATATCTGGAGGAACGTAATATCCTATTGTTTGCCCCGTTGACAGTAAATAGTCTGGTAGAAGAATGGGAACAAGATCCGATGGGGATGTCCGGAGGATTTATGTCACAGAGTATCGTTACCCCGGAAATTGACGGGGCCATCCGGACGTCGGTACTCTTTGCCCAGTACGAGGATAAAGAGGGATTACGTCATTCTTTTGCAGTTCCTTCACGGTTGAAGACATACGTGGAGAATATTCAGAAGACGTTGGCTTTGAAGGAAAAGCCGAATAGTGAGAAACGAGTTGTTATTTACTATTATAAAGGTCCGGGGCAAAGTGCCATGAATGCTGCCGGGATGGAAGTGGTCCCCTCGTTGTATAATCTTTTGAAAAAGATGAAGGAAGAGGGATATAGGGTAGAGAATCTTCCGGCAAATTCCAAGGAGTTGGAGAAGATGATCATGGCGGAAGGAGCCGTGTTCGGTACTTACGCGAACGGGGTGATGGATCGTTTTCTGAAAGAGAGTCACCCGCTGCTGATTTCAAAAGGGGAGTACGCAAGTTGGGTGAAACAGGCTTTACGACCGGAAAAATATGCCGAGGTGGTAGCTGCTTTCGGGGAGTTCCCCGGGGAATACATGAGTACTGCCGATGGTAAGTTAGGGGTATCTCGAATACAGTTTGGGAACGTGGTCATTATGCCACAGCCGGTAGCCGGAGGTGGGGATAATGCCTTCCAGATTGTACACGGGACGGATGTCGCACCTCCTCATTCCTACGTGGCCGCTTATTTGTGGATGCAGTACGGGTTCAAGGCGGATGCTATGATTCATTTCGGAACACATGGCAGTTTGGAGTTTACACCCAAAAAACAGGCTGCTTTGTGTGATTTGGATTGGCCTGATCGATTGGTGGGGAGCGTGCCTCATCTTTACATCTATTCTATCGGTAACGTGGGTGAGGGGATGATTGCCAAACGTCGCGGGTATGGCGTGTTGCAATCTTATTTGACTCCCCCGTTTATGGAGAGTAACGTGAGGGGCATTTATCGGAATCTGACGGAAAGAATAAAGATATATAATCAGAAAGCCTACCCGGAGAAAGGTACGGCTGATCCGAAGGAGGTGGAGAAAGCTGCCTTGTCGGTGAAAGAACTGGCTGTTTCCTTGGGAATGCATCGGGAGTTGGGGTTGGATAGCGTGTTGAACGTTCCCTACACGGAAGAAGAAATATTGAAGATCGAGAATTTTGCAGACGAGCTGGCGGCAGAGAAGGTTACCGGACAATTGTACACGATGGGAGTTCCATACGAGGCTGCCCGCATTGAATCGTCCGTTTACTCGATGGCAACCGATCCGATAGCTTACGGGTTGTTCGGGTTAGATCGGTTGAGAGGTAAGGCGGACGCTGATGTGTTGAAACGGAAAACTATTTTTACCGAACGTTATCTTGATCCGGCCAAGCAATTGGTGGGGAGACTGTTGAATGGTCAGGAAAAAGTGGATGATGGTTTTATTTGTCAGGTGGCGGGTATCACGAAAGAAGAGCTGGCACAGGCTCGTGAAATCGATCAAAACCGGAATGCTCCTAAAGGAATGATGGCGATGATGATGGCTGCCGCGGCAAAACAACCGGAAGTCATGCCTGTGAAGAAGGAAGAGGGGGAACATCCGATGTCCGGGATGATGAAGAATATGATGAAACAGAAAGGCCCGGATGCGAAGACTGGAGGAATGCAGGTGAACAAGGGGACTGGAGGAAATCCGGATATGAGTGCCATGATGAAGGCGATGATGGGAAAGAAGGCCAAGGAATATTCCAAAGAAGAGGTGAACAAGGCGCTGGCTATTATGGAAGTGGAACGGACGTTGAAAAACGTGAATAATTATAAGCGGGCATTACAGGAAAGTCCGGATGGTGAGTTGCAGTCGTTGATGAACGCATTGAATGGCGGTTACACGGCTCCTTCTCCCGGGGGTGATCCTATCGTGAATCCGAATACTTTGCCGACGGGACGGAATCTTTTTGCTATAAATGCAGAGGAGACGCCGACGGAATCAGCCTGGGAAAAAGGGATACAGTTGGCAAAGAGTACAATCGAGATGTATCAGAAACGGCATAATGGGGAGTTCCCGAAAAAGGTCAGTTACACGCTTTGGTCCGGAGAGTTTATTGAAACGGGCGGGGCCACGATTGCCCAAGTGTTGTATATGCTTGGAGTGGAACCCGTGCGGGATGCTTTCGGACGAGTGAGTGATTTGAAATTAATCCCGTCGGCTGATTTGGGGCGTCCGCGTATTGACGTGGTTGTACAGACTTCCGGACAGTTGCGGGATATTGCGGCATCCCGTCTTTTCTTGGTGAATCGGGCCGTGGAGATGGCTGCTGCTGCCAAGAATGACCAATACGAGAATCAAGTGGCGGCCGGAGTGT from Butyricimonas virosa encodes the following:
- a CDS encoding type II toxin-antitoxin system RelE/ParE family toxin: MKKIIAYKRYFSDFISTLSQEECGKIKRALDLFKVEDRMPRHYIKFIRDGLYEFRVSYGNNEFRIFFIYDGKVIVVLFNAFRKKTQKTPDSEIRKAIRLKEEYYETKGNQ
- a CDS encoding TonB-dependent receptor translates to MRHDLLILFFILLSSALMADEHSNEAPSFKVQGIVTDEKGEGLPGASVWVKGTVVGAGTNAKGEFSFKLSSKNRCVLRVSFTGYEPQEREVTPGVDSLYHFVLEPSNNALNEVVITGTRTLKPLKDVPVLTRVISSEDIAQVNPLDLQSLLEYEMPGLQFGLAHGSGLPELKFQGSAGGYVLFMIDGERVAGEGSSNNIDYNLIDMDNVERIEIVKGPMSTLYGSQAMGGVVNIITKDANRPFTGNVSVRYGNNDESKYSLSLGTKQGRFSALTSLSYRKRDAYALKDKEGQIEYSYYKDIYGRDSVVADTSEKGMSSVNGFEIWQANQKLSYTFNENFRISLNGTYYNNDVLEYVEQKEQDRFSNYSINPRVYYAINDSHILDFSYVFENYEKRYVYTTSLPSKKVFGDLTNTVRLNYTGYIHEKHTLTAGIEVNTQKLQHYWFDNGSGKKFDAQTYVLYLQEDYKVSDSFSVLAGVRSDCHSKYGFHASPKISLMYKYGVLTLRGGYGMGFRIPSLKELHSEYDMGGQGFFMIYGNEDLEPEISHQGTFSAEVTKGIFNGSVSGYYTRFFDEIALGLTSDGKDQQYYNADDATRTGVDVMAQFRFKSGLTLKGAYAYIDVHSEVDGYNMASDRPHSLTFTANYSKTFGKVGLSVALNGRWMSSVETWYKNSAGGYVKNEYESRTFCSLNFGARFPRGFRFMAGIDNLFDFKDKNVTADQSVTPQRGIGFIGTLSVNIADLLKL
- a CDS encoding HmuY family protein; amino-acid sequence: MKKMNWFLVVIMLFGACFAACTDDDDNGGSWDGESVTVDCDPYDAWSYFSFKEGKTVKTLKVKSMEGAVTGVYYGDLSSNTLIKNTDSLLMVINEGVGDTVVISFPACEVGGMSGTETTSASFSLKAIAKKEGDVWRISSEKSVVTMEKEDETTTDYYMSINGTIGTTKDADFSLALYMNVKAMEDGGMQMNMGGTFAGESTGKTYGVDGDETSFDWDIAFHRYDIKTNDGAAIMLQTTDLESVTSASVTGESFTSDVDGEVMVDMSGMMSGFVGYQPTKVNEVLAKWVTATPTGSMPPYSYEINGKVFVVKTASGEYAKLRFTDMSDATGKNEAATFDYEFPLK
- a CDS encoding helix-turn-helix domain-containing protein — its product is MKLKEISKDIYDVDAWLDESLGKEGTPEREKNRERAWEEYNAQILLDARKNAGLTQQELADRIGANKGYISRIERGLTVPTVATLYKIASAMGLTIELRPI
- a CDS encoding cobaltochelatase subunit CobN — translated: MMRKKWLALGCLLIIVLLGIWAYNVWFGTTKIAFVNFQTITMGGIAKANDNSFIKLQEVPVEELDRLSGFDMVFVNGMGLRVVEEQRQQIQKAADKGVLVYTTMATNPANNICTIDSVDQVALRGYLGSGGRRNYKNMLNYIRKNMDKKLISVEEPGVPIERSSDVLYHVDVDKPGDELDFVSVEEYEKYLRSKQLYKEGAKKIVVTGQMADATGLIDTLERVGYNVYPVLSLRRLLDFVREISPDAIINMAHGRLGDEVVKYLEERNILLFAPLTVNSLVEEWEQDPMGMSGGFMSQSIVTPEIDGAIRTSVLFAQYEDKEGLRHSFAVPSRLKTYVENIQKTLALKEKPNSEKRVVIYYYKGPGQSAMNAAGMEVVPSLYNLLKKMKEEGYRVENLPANSKELEKMIMAEGAVFGTYANGVMDRFLKESHPLLISKGEYASWVKQALRPEKYAEVVAAFGEFPGEYMSTADGKLGVSRIQFGNVVIMPQPVAGGGDNAFQIVHGTDVAPPHSYVAAYLWMQYGFKADAMIHFGTHGSLEFTPKKQAALCDLDWPDRLVGSVPHLYIYSIGNVGEGMIAKRRGYGVLQSYLTPPFMESNVRGIYRNLTERIKIYNQKAYPEKGTADPKEVEKAALSVKELAVSLGMHRELGLDSVLNVPYTEEEILKIENFADELAAEKVTGQLYTMGVPYEAARIESSVYSMATDPIAYGLFGLDRLRGKADADVLKRKTIFTERYLDPAKQLVGRLLNGQEKVDDGFICQVAGITKEELAQAREIDQNRNAPKGMMAMMMAAAAKQPEVMPVKKEEGEHPMSGMMKNMMKQKGPDAKTGGMQVNKGTGGNPDMSAMMKAMMGKKAKEYSKEEVNKALAIMEVERTLKNVNNYKRALQESPDGELQSLMNALNGGYTAPSPGGDPIVNPNTLPTGRNLFAINAEETPTESAWEKGIQLAKSTIEMYQKRHNGEFPKKVSYTLWSGEFIETGGATIAQVLYMLGVEPVRDAFGRVSDLKLIPSADLGRPRIDVVVQTSGQLRDIAASRLFLVNRAVEMAAAAKNDQYENQVAAGVLEAEKTLIDKGISPKDAREISTFRVFGGANGGYGTGIQGMVDAGDRWEDESEIASTYLNNMGAYYGSEKNWEKFQQFAFEAALTRTDVVVQPRQSNTWGALSLDHVYEFMGGLNLTVRNVTGKDPDAYLSDYRNRNNNKMQEVKEAIGVESRTTIFNPSYIKEKMKGEATSAAGFAEIVRNTYGWNVMKPSVIDNEMWDEIYNVYVKDKFNLGVQDFFEKQSPAALQEITAVMMETARKGMWKATDQQLADLSNLHTDLIQKYKPACSGFVCDNAKLRDFIASKATPEAAKQYQNSIKNVREVAADQSKGVVMKKDEITSETQKHTNKVNTVWIVVGVVVILGGLAVLMRKRRRNRM